Genomic window (Capsicum annuum cultivar UCD-10X-F1 unplaced genomic scaffold, UCD10Xv1.1 ctg58293, whole genome shotgun sequence):
AGTACTCAAATGAATGAGGGTTCacataaatcatcaaagagaATTACGACTAATATTCAACCATACATGACCAAATGTACATTACAAATACCATTTCACCAGAAGAACAAGTCACTAAAATTAAACTGATACATAATGATACGAACTAGGATACACAGTTGGACATGCCCCTCCCACCCAAAAAATACATAGTAGTCCTTGGTGATACAGAACAACATGAAGAGTTTAAACTCATTATTTGTGACTAATTGCTGCGAAGCTGcttaaaaaaagagtaaaatcgATGGCTCACGAGCTTCAACCCCACCATAACGAGTATTGCAACTGCACAAGAAAAAAGATCAGCACGGAAATAATACCTGAAGTCATTTCTAAGCAGAAGCCAGAGAGCAATACCCGTTGCTATATGGAGTCGATGATGCATCTTCAGCAATAATCCAAACAAAACCAGGTGCATCATCTTCAGCAATAATCCAAACAAAACCAGGTGTGTCGAACCTCCTTCCTGACACTGTCCTGTATATGTAAAGTTTCTCAACGGGGCAACTTTCTGGCATCGTATCCGGATGACCCCTCTCGTCTATAACTTCCAACATTAAGCTCTGGCAACTTCTGAGCTAGCAGCTTACATGCTTCAAAACTTACTGAACAGTTGGACATCCAAAGGGATCGCATTGTCTCCAGCTTTGCAGCATTGGCCAACAGAGCCTCGTCA
Coding sequences:
- the LOC124893380 gene encoding protein TRANSPORT INHIBITOR RESPONSE 1-like isoform X2 — its product is MLEVIDERGHPDTMPESCPVEKLYIYRTVSGRRFDTPGFVWIIAEDASSTPYSNGCNTRYGGVEAREPSILLFF
- the LOC124893380 gene encoding protein TRANSPORT INHIBITOR RESPONSE 1-like isoform X1, with translation MLEVIDERGHPDTMPESCPVEKLYIYRTVSGRRFDTPGFVWIIAEDDAPGFVWIIAEDASSTPYSNGCNTRYGGVEAREPSILLFF